In the Gossypium raimondii isolate GPD5lz chromosome 9, ASM2569854v1, whole genome shotgun sequence genome, one interval contains:
- the LOC105799497 gene encoding leucine-rich repeat receptor-like tyrosine-protein kinase PXC3, with protein MAYLYLSFLLVWFLSKSFLGEAQLNDQATLLAIKEELGGVAGWGDNQTDYCRWEGVRCGLNHSLVERLDLSRRMLRGNVTLISNLKALKELDLSYNNFNGRIPSAFGNLSELEYLDLSLNKFEGSIPVELGGLRNLRSLNLSNNFLVGKIPQELEMLAKLQDFQISGNRLNGSIPHWVGRLTNLRVFTAYENQFVGKIPDNLGLVSELVLLNLHSNQLDGSIPKSIFAMGKLEILVLTQNGLTGELPEEVGNCRGLSSVRIGNNKLVGTIPRTIGNDTSLTYFEADNNNLSGEIVSEFALCTNLTLLNLAYNGFTGIIPPEIGQLMNLQELILSGNSLSGDIPRSILGCKNLNKLDLSENQFNGTIPNKICNMTRLQYLLLDQNSFKGEIPHEIGNCVKLLHLQLGNNFFTGSIPPEIGRIRNLQIALNLSFNRLHGQLPSELGKLDKLVSLDVSSNQLTGNIPPAFKGMLSLIEVNFSNNFLTGPIPTFVPFQKSPDSSFQANKGLCGEPLSFTCANSDPADYHHTVSYRIILAVIGSGLAVFVSVSVVVVLFMMRERQEKAARSVEIEDEGTSDQPTIIAGTVFVENLRQAVDLDAVVKATLKDSNKINNGTFSTSYKAVMPSGLILSVKRLKSMDRTIVHHQNKMIRELERLSKLCHDNLVHPIGFVIYEDVALLLHHYLPNGTLAQLLHESSKQSEYQPDWPRRLSIAIGVAEGLAFLHHVAVIHLDISSSNVLLDADSKPLVGEIEISKLLDPSKGTASISAVAGSFGYIPPEYAYTMQVTAPGNVYSYGVVLLEILTTRLPVDEDFGEGVDLVKWVHGARARGETPEQILDARLSTVSFGWRREMLAALKVALLCTDTTPAKRPKMKKVVEMLQEIRQN; from the exons ATGGCATATTTGTACTTGTCATTTTTGCTTGTTTGGTTTCTATCGAAATCATTTCTTGGGGAGGCTCAGCTCAATGACCAAGCTACATTGTTAGCCATTAAGGAAGAGCTTGGGGGTGTAGCAGGTTGGGGTGATAACCAAACAGATTACTGCCGCTGGGAAGGTGTTCGTTGTGGCTTGAACCATTCCCTTGTTGAAAGACTGGATCTTTCTAGGCGTATGCTTAGAGGTAATGTTACTCTCATCTCTAATCTTAAAGCATTGAAGGAGCTTGACCTTTCTTATAATAACTTCAATGGACGGATTCCTTCAGCTTTTGGGAATTTATCTGAGCTTGAATATCTGGATCTGTCATTGAATAAGTTTGAAGGTTCTATTCCAGTGGAGTTGGGTGGCCTTAGAAACCTTAGATCATTGAACTTGTCAAACAACTTTCTTGTAGGAAAGATACCTCAAGAACTTGAGATGCTAGCAAAGTTGCAGGATTTTCAGATTTCTGGCAATAGATTGAATGGTTCTATTCCCCATTGGGTTGGCCGTTTGACCAATTTGAGAGTTTTTACAGCCTATGAGAACCAGTTTGTTGGTAAGATTCCTGATAATCTAGGTTTGGTTTCTGAACTGGTGTTGCTAAACCTTCATTCAAACCAGCTTGATGGGTCAATACCAAAAAGCATATTTGCCATGGGGAAGCTTGAAATTTTGGTTCTCACCCAGAATGGACTTACTGGTGAGCTTCCTGAAGAAGTTGGTAATTGCAGAGGCCTTTCTAGTGTTCGTATTGGGAATAATAAACTTGTTGGCACCATTCCCAGGACCATTGGAAATGACACTAGCCTCACATACTTTGAGGCAGATAACAACAACCTCTCTGGTGAAATTGTCTCGGAGTTTGCGCTGTGTACTAATCTTACACTCCTAAACTTGGCCTACAATGGATTTACAGGAATAATTCCGCCGGAGATTGGACAACTTATGAATCTTCAAGAGTTGATTCTTTCTGGAAACAGTCTGTCTGGGGATATTCCGAGATCAATTCTGGGGTGCAAGAATCTTAACAAGCTTGATTTAAGCGAGAACCAGTTTAATGGTACTATaccaaataaaatttgtaatatgaCAAGATTGCAATACTTGCTCTTGGATCAGAACTCATTCAAAGGGGAAATACCTCATGAGATTGGGAATTGTGTGAAACTGCTTCATTTGCAGCTTGGCAACAACTTTTTCACTGGAAGCATTCCTCCTGAGATCGGTCGTATTCGCAACTTGCAGATAGCTCTAAATTTGAGCTTCAATCGTCTCCATGGTCAATTGCCATCGGAATTAGGGAAACTAGATAAGTTGGTCTCTCTGGATGTCTCCAGTAATCAGCTTACTGGTAATATTCCACCAGCATTTAAAGGCATGTTGAGCTTGATAGAAGTCAATTTCTCAAATAATTTTCTCACTGGTCCGATCCCGACATTCGTACCATTCCAGAAAAGTCCGGATTCAAGCTTTCAAGCAAATAAAGGGCTCTGTGGGGAGCCATTGAGCTTCACATGTGCAAACTCTGATCCCGCGGACTACCACCATACTGTCTCTTACAGGATCATACTAGCTGTTATCGGTTCAGGTCTAGCGGTGTTTGTATCGGTCAGTGTAGTGGTGGTCCTGTTTATGATGAGGGAGAGACAAGAGAAGGCCGCAAGAAGCGTAGAGATTGAAGATGAAGGAACCAGTGACCAGCCAACCATCATAGCAGGGACTGTGTTTGTCGAGAATCTCAGGCAGGCTGTAGATCTAGATGCTGTAGTCAAAGCCACTTTAAAGGATTCAAACAAAATCAACAATGGGACTTTCAGCACCAGTTACAAGGCAGTTATGCCTTCCGGATTGATTTTGTCAGTAAAGAGACTGAAGTCGATGGATAGGACCATAGTTCATCATCAAAACAAGATGATTAGGGAGCTGGAAAGACTAAGCAAGCTTTGTCATGATAATCTCGTACATCCTATTGGTTTCGTCATCTATGAAGATGTCGCTCTTCTGTTACATCATTATTTACCAAATGGCACACTTGCACAACTTCTTCACGAATCGTCGAAGCAGTCAGAGTATCAGCCAGACTGGCCCAGAAGACTATCAATAGCCATTGGAGTAGCAGAAGGATTGGCTTTTCTCCATCATGTGGCAGTTATCCACCTTGATATATCTTCGAGCAATGTACTTTTAGATGCGGACTCTAAGCCATTGGTTGGGGAGATCGAAATATCAAAGCTCTTAGATCCATCCAAAGGTACTGCAAGTATCAGCGCTGTTGCTGGTTCCTTCGGCTACATTCCCCCAG AATACGCATATACAATGCAAGTCACCGCTCCTGGAAATGTGTATAGCTATGGTGTGGTGTTGCTTGAGATCCTCACCACACGATTGCCAGTGGATGAGGATTTTGGGGAAGGAGTAGACTTAGTAAAATGGGTTCATGGTGCTCGAGCAAGAGGGGAGACCCCTGAGCAGATACTTGATGCAAGGCTTAGCACGGTTTCCTTTGGGTGGAGGAGAGAAATGCTTGCAGCTTTGAAGGTAGCTTTACTCTGCACTGACACCACACCTGCAAAACGACCCAAGATGAAGAAGGTAGTGGAAATGCTCCAAGAAATAAGGCAAAATTGA